One window from the genome of Cryptococcus tetragattii IND107 chromosome 2, whole genome shotgun sequence encodes:
- a CDS encoding translation initiation factor IF-2: protein MPMALTFCRCCRGLGYRHSVSSTRSFSCSLVPFADVSGSLGLPVRDWSRQTSVNRSKDEDRQGSKKVKGGMRKKKDDAGRRMTRSGESNRGFGLVGNAVRAYEADNRDNFTEGLSRWGLSADERGGKKVGFSNKHIRPENQPTGLSSTQGDRTGHSHIKSSATSRPKRPHHRRDRQSHVLQSVAPRKPKAPKPKIISSRSEKEVYIPRTISTGNLAKIFGVKLFPLQAKMMQLDMSEDQRRSDYLLSSEEACNIAIEYGYNPIVDDDASFDIYPDPDPVDGSERPLRPPVVTIMGHVDHGKTTLLDSLRHTSVAASEAGGITQHIGAFSVPLSSLLPHVDASSAASTITFLDTPGHAAFTAMRARGASVTDIIVLVVAADDGVMPQTKEVIELAKSEGDKVGLVVAINKCDKPEVNIQKVKNALGAEGIFLEEDGGDIPSVRVSALKKTGLDDLVETLSTLAEIRDLRARRDGKAEGYVLESRVDKGRGNVASVLITKGALRTGASIVAGHTWCRVRQMQDDKGKPLREALPGTPVFVTGWKDLPSAGDELLEARSGEDEAKRAVSNRKRDEERKRLMADVEQINAKRKEERQRLEAEAAAAVEAGERAEDISVNAHSRKPEFKTLNLLVKADVSGTVEAVVGSLEHIGNKEAGVKIIHTGVGEISESDVSLAEASGATIVGFNVTAPRAIQTIAKNANVPLQLESVIYRLIDKVRQDVASLLPPTIEYSVKGEATVLQLFSINLKRKQTVTIAGCRVNNGIIDRTEGVRVLRGPERKVVYEGSIETLKHLKKDVHEVRKGMECGIALEGFVDIREADEIITFVKVEVPREL, encoded by the exons ATGCCTATGGCATTGACATTCTGCAGATGCTGCAGGGGGCTCGGATATCGACATTCTGTCTCTTCAACCAGGTCCTTCTCTTGTAGTCTGGTGCCATTCGCCGATGTCTCTGGCAGCCTTGGGCTTCCTGTAAGAGACTGGTCCCGGCAGACTTCTGTAAATAGGtccaaggatgaagatcgTCAAGGATCAAAGAAAGTGAAAGGAGgtatgaggaagaaaaaggatgatgcAGGGAGACGAATGA CACGTAGCGGCGAATCAAACAGAGGATTTGGACTAGTAGGCAATGCTGTGCGGGCTTACGAGGCCGATAATAGAGACAACTTTACAGAAGGTCTCTCTCGCTGGGGGCTCTCTGcagatgaaagaggtggaaagaaagtGGGCTTCAGTAACAAACATATTCGTCCTGAAAACCAACCTACTGGGCTCTCTA GCACTCAAGGAGATCGCACAGGTCACTCTCATATCAAATCAAGCGCCACAAGTA GACCGAAAAGGCCG CACCATCGTCGTGACCGCCAAAGCCATGTTCTGCAATCAGTAGCGCCTCGTAAGCCGAAAGCACCAAAGCCCAAAATTATCAGTTCGCGTTCGGAGAAAGAAGTTTACATACCACGGACGATATCAACTGGTAATCTGGCAAAGATATTTGGCGTCAAGCTTTTCCCTCTACAAGCAAAGATGATGCAGCTAGACATGTCGGAAGACCAGAGGAGATCAGATTACTTGCTTAGCTCGGAGGAAGCATGCAATATAGCAATTGAATATGGGTATAACCCTAtcgtggatgatgatgcgAGCTTTGACATCTATCCTGA TCCTGATCCAGTTGATGGGTCTGAACGGCCCTTAAGGCCTCCTGT GGTCACCATTATGGGCCATGTTGATCACGGCAAAACCACGCTTTTGGACTCTCTTCGTCATACATCTGTTGCCGCCTCTGAAGCTGGTGGTATCACACAACATATTGGTGCATTCTCTGTacccctttcttcccttcttcctcatgtCGACGCTTCTTCCGCTGCGTCTACTATCACTTTCCTCGACACTCCTGGCCATGCAGCATTCACTGCCATGCGAGCGCGAGGTGCATCCGTCACTGACATCATCGTTCTCGTCGTAGCAGCAGATGACGGAGTTATGCCACAAACAAAGGAGGTTATCGAACTCGCCAAGAGTGAAGGCGATAAAGTAGGATTAGTTGTGGCTATCAATAAATGCGACAAGCCCGAAGTGAACATTCAAAAGGTAAAGAACGCACTGGGAGCCGAGGGTATCTTtctggaagaggatggtggtgatATTCCTAGCGTACGTGTCTCGGCCTTGAAGAAAACGGGTCTGGACGACTTAGTGGAAACCTTGTCGACGCTAGCAGAAATCAGGGATTTGAGAGCCAGGAGAGACGGGAAAGCAGAGGGCTATGTGCTTGAGTCAAGGGTGGATAAAGGCAGAGG GAACGTGGCTTCAGTGCTGATCACCAAGGGCGCATTGCGCACTGGAGCGTCCATCGTTGCTGGTCACACATGGTGTCGCGTCCGTCAAATGCAAGATGACAAGGGAAAGCCATTACGCGAGGCTTTGCCAGGCACCCCTGTCTTCGTCACTGGATGGAAAGATCTTCCCAGCGCCGGCGATGAGCTACTTGAAGCAAGGTCTGGCGAAGACGAGGCGAAGAGAGCTGTCAGCAATCGTAAGCGTGACGAAGAAAGGAAACGACTCATGGCGGATGTTGAGCAAATTAATGCGAAAcgcaaggaagagagacaaCGGCTGGAAGCAGAAGCTGCGGCTGCGGTTGAAGCGGGGGAGAGAGCGGAAGACATCTCAGTCAATGCGCACAGCAGGAAACCCGAATTCAAAACTTTGAACCTTTTGGTGAAGGCAGATGTCAGCGGCACCGTCGAGGCTGTTGTGGGTTCCTTAGAACACATCGGGAACAAGGAAGCTGGAGTCAAAATCATCCATACAGGGGTTGGTGAAATATCGGAATCGGACGTTTCATTGGCCGAGGCTTCCGGGG CCACCATAGTAGGATTCAATGTTACTGCCCCTCGGGCTATTCAAACTATTGCCAAGAATGCCAACGTTCCTCTCCAACTGGAATCTGTCATTTACCGTCTGATTGACAAGGTCCGCCAGGATGTTGCATCACTCCTTCCCCCTACTATCGAATACTCTGTCAAGGGTGAAGCTACGGTTCTACAGCTTTTTTCAATAAATCTCAAGCGGAAACAAACCGTTACGATTGCAGGGTGCCGGGTGAATAACGGGATCATCGACCGCACCGAGGGTGTCAGGGTTTTAAGGGGGCCGGAAAGAAAAGTGGTTTACGAGGGGTCTATCGAGACTCTGAAGCATCTGAAGAAAGATGTGCACGAAGTCAGAAAAGGCATGGAATGCGGCATCGCTCTTGAAGGATTTGTGGATATAAGGGAAGCAGATGAAATTATCACTTTCGTCAAGGTTGAAGTACCAAGGGAGCTGTGA
- a CDS encoding vacuolar transporter chaperone 1, whose product MSTQPLLQRTAKKRIALPVRVEPKVFFANERTFLSWLHFAVVLGGLAVGLLNFGDKVGKISAAMYTIIAMGVMLYALVIYQMRARAIRLRTGAPYDDRLGPTILCVALLAAIVTNFILKAVYE is encoded by the exons ATGTCTACACAaccacttcttcaaagaACGGCGAAAAAG AGGATCGCCCTTCCTGTCAGAGTCGAGCCCAAGGTATTCTTCGCCAATGA ACGTACATTTCTTTCATGGCTTCATTTTGCCGTCGTCCTTGGCGGTCTAGCGGTCGGCCTCTTAAATTTTGGCGATAAG GTGGGCAAGATATCTGCCGCCATGTACACCATTATCGCTATGGGCGTCATGCTCTACGCGCTGGTCATCTATCAGATGCGTGCAAGGGCTATAAGATTAAGGACTGGGGCGCCTTATGATGACCGCTTGGGTCCC ACAATTCTGTGCGtcgcccttcttgccgCAATTGTCACCAACTTTATCCTCAAGGCTGTCTACGAATAA